From Drosophila yakuba strain Tai18E2 chromosome 2L, Prin_Dyak_Tai18E2_2.1, whole genome shotgun sequence, one genomic window encodes:
- the LOC6527975 gene encoding alpha-N-acetylgalactosaminidase isoform X2: MLAIVWIILLSSTLCNCLDNGLAKTPPMGWLSWERFRCNTDCVNDPDNCISENLFQTMTDIVVADGYASVGYEYINIDDCWLEKHRSHDGKLVADRKRFPNGIKALSDYIHSRGLKFGIYEDYGNYTCAGYPGIIGYEEKDALQFADWNVDYVKLDGCYALPYDMDHGYSTFGRLLNSTGKSMVYSCSWPVYQIYAGIQPNYSAIQTHCNLWRNYDDIQDSWASVENIIDYYGNNQDLIAPNAGPGHWNDPDMLIIGNFGLSYEQAKTQFAIWSILAAPLLMSVDLRTIRPQFKQILQNRKIIAVDQDPLGIQGRRIYKHKGIEIWSRPIGPLYQNFYSYAIAFVNRRTDGTPSDISVTLKELGLINFSGYRVEDLYENVDYGVLYPNTKIKVKVNPSGVVMLKGEVQYPVDL, encoded by the exons ATGTTAGCTATTGTTTGGATTATATTACTGAGTAGCACCTTGTGTAATTGCCTGGACAATGGACTCGCCAAAACTCCTCCAATGGGATGGCTTTCGTGGGAGAGATTTCGATGCAACACGGACTGCGTGAACGATCCAGATAATTGCATTAG TGAAAATCTTTTTCAAACTATGACCGATATTGTCGTGGCGGATGGTTATGCATCTGTTGGCTATGAATACATAAATATCGACGATTGCTGGTTAGAAAAGCACCGCAGTCATGATGGCAAATTGGTAGCTGATCGCAAACGCTTTCCCAACGGCATTAAAGCCTTATCTGATTAT ATTCACTCGAGAGGCCTCAAGTTTGGAATTTACGAGGACTACGGCAACTACACCTGTGCCGGATATCCAGGCATAATTGGTTACGAGGAGAAGGATGCTCTCCAATTCGCGGACTGGAATGTGGATTACGTGAAGCTAGATGGTTGCTATGCCCTACCCTATGACATGGATCATGGCTACTCCACTTTCGGGCGACTTCTTAACAGCACAGGCAAATCGATGGTGTATTCTTGCAGCTGGCCAGTGTATCAGATATATGCTGGAATACAGCCGAACTACTCGGCCATCCAAACGCACTGCAACCTGTGGAGGAACTATGACGACATTCAGGACTCCTGGGCGTCCGTTGAGAATATAATCGATTATTATGGTAATAATCAGGACTTAATAGCGCCCAACGCTGGTCCTGGACACTGGAACGATCCAGACATG ttgaTTATCGGAAATTTTGGACTGAGCTATGAGCAAGCGAAAACACAGTTCGCAATTTGGTCAATTCTGGCCGCTCCTCTTTTGATGTCCGTTGATTTGAGAACGATTCGTCCgcagtttaaacaaattttacaGAATCGAAAAATAATCGCCGTGGATCAGGATCCTCTTGGTATTCAAGGACGAAGGATTTATAAACATAAGGGCATTGAGATTTGGTCAAGACCGATTGGACCACTCTACCAGAACTTTTACTCCTACGCAATCGCCTTCGTAAATAGGAGAACCGATGGAACTCCTTCGGATATCTCAGTTACTTTGAAAGAACTGGGCCTGATTAACTTTTCTGGCTACAGAGTGGAG GACCTATACGAAAACGTTGACTATGGAGTTCTATATCCCAACACCAAAATCAAAGTGAAGGTAAATCCTTCGGGCGTGGTTATGCTAAAAGGAGAAGTTCAGTACCCTGTTGACTTGTAA
- the LOC6527976 gene encoding uncharacterized protein LOC6527976 isoform X2: MKSEKLKRNFWVSAEIECMLDLIKEVNNCQGALSTSTTQYTFIQIANQMKKRGFPNKSPTQIRRKWFQMKSAYLCYKKGNVDRLFLIPEKFRNDIARFVESGEKIGRSNLSTISTGTPAVVQQTHEVSEEDTTPMDIFLNQIRKNNKMINSEFFKMEESLQQFEQKCQFIRDRNVNKLIDGY, from the exons ATGAAGTCTGAGAAACTGAAACGAAACTTTTGGGTGTCCGCCGAAATAGAGTGCATGCTCGACTTGATAAAGGAAGTAAACAATTGCCAAGGAGCACTGTCCACGAGCACCACCCAGTACACCTTCATCCAAATTGCCAATCAGATGAAGAAAAGGGGTTTTCCAAATAAGTCGCCAACCCAAATCAGAAGAAAATGGTTTCAAATGAAGAGCGCTTATCTGTGTTACAAAAAGGGGAACGTTGATCGGCTATTTCTTATACCCGAGAAATTCCGCAATGATATTGCTCGGTTCGTAGAAAGCGGCGAAAAAATTGGACGTTCCAACTTATCCACCATTTCAACTGGAACTCCGGCTGTAGTGCAGCAAACTCACGAAG TCTCCGAGGAAGACACGACTCCCATGGACATATTCCTGAATCAAATTcgtaaaaacaataaaatgatAAATTCCGAGTTCTTTAAGATGGAGGAATCGTTACAGCAATTCGAGCAAAAGTGCCAGTTTATTAGAGACAGAAATGTCAATAAGCTCATCGATGGTTATTAG
- the LOC6527976 gene encoding uncharacterized protein LOC6527976 isoform X1, with protein sequence MKSEKLKRNFWVSAEIECMLDLIKEVNNCQGALSTSTTQYTFIQIANQMKKRGFPNKSPTQIRRKWFQMKSAYLCYKKGNVDRLFLIPEKFRNDIARFVESGEKIGRSNLSTISTGTPAVVQQTHEVVSEEDTTPMDIFLNQIRKNNKMINSEFFKMEESLQQFEQKCQFIRDRNVNKLIDGY encoded by the exons ATGAAGTCTGAGAAACTGAAACGAAACTTTTGGGTGTCCGCCGAAATAGAGTGCATGCTCGACTTGATAAAGGAAGTAAACAATTGCCAAGGAGCACTGTCCACGAGCACCACCCAGTACACCTTCATCCAAATTGCCAATCAGATGAAGAAAAGGGGTTTTCCAAATAAGTCGCCAACCCAAATCAGAAGAAAATGGTTTCAAATGAAGAGCGCTTATCTGTGTTACAAAAAGGGGAACGTTGATCGGCTATTTCTTATACCCGAGAAATTCCGCAATGATATTGCTCGGTTCGTAGAAAGCGGCGAAAAAATTGGACGTTCCAACTTATCCACCATTTCAACTGGAACTCCGGCTGTAGTGCAGCAAACTCACGAAG tAGTCTCCGAGGAAGACACGACTCCCATGGACATATTCCTGAATCAAATTcgtaaaaacaataaaatgatAAATTCCGAGTTCTTTAAGATGGAGGAATCGTTACAGCAATTCGAGCAAAAGTGCCAGTTTATTAGAGACAGAAATGTCAATAAGCTCATCGATGGTTATTAG
- the LOC6527977 gene encoding ATP-dependent RNA helicase DHX33 gives MDSKYFATSKNDAGGPSPVKFSIKRKHDAIANSPILEKKTHVAQIKQTIAPILLTSKRTTIEQHQRSLPVFNCRQRILKELELNDTVLIMSETGSGKTTQIPQFLLQAGYAKSGMIGITQPRRVAAITVARRVAQELNGNIGDTVGYTVRFEDATSKATKIRFLTDGVLLRESIKDRLLLKYSVIILDEAHERTVNADLLFGIVKDAQKERRKQKLGNLKVVVTSATMDIDHFGKYFSCKGLYLEGRTYPVRVMHTKEEHEDYVHTVLVTLFHIHRTTPRNHDVLVFLTGQEEIESLAQQIRQLAKIDTTGTTDLRVFTLYAQLSQGKQLECFVPTPANVRKVILATNIAETSITIPGIRCVIDCGFVKEKSFNTANGLDVLKSVRISKAQAWQRAGRAGRDADGTCYRAYTKAEMDSFADATQPEILRSNPTSMVLQLLALDIDCNNFDFLDPPLEEGLRSAYKSLDALGAIKTGTVSYITPLGRQMVQYPLDPKYSKLLLTASSFGCMEEILSLVSVLSSDHVFVSNSDKNEMAALAHAKFQSKHGDHLTLLNVFNAFSKTEKPKMWCHDNYLNLRSLTYARNVRRQLTEISERLHLALNSSDDIEMLKKCILNGFFENIAVLQRDGFYITVSGNIRAKIHPSSVLHGKYKPSYILFTEVVQTEQTFLRQVTEISIEWIKEIVPFVKNIPTR, from the exons ATGGACTCAAAATACTTTGCCACCAGCAAAAACGATGCTGGAGGCCCATCGCCCGTGAAATTCTCCATCAAGCGGAAGCACGATGCCATTGCAAACAGTCCCATACTGGAAAAGAAAACGCATGTGGCCCAAATCAAGCAAACCATAGCTCCCATTCTATTGACCAGCAAAAGAACCACCATCGAACAGCACCAGCGATCCCTGCCCGTGTTCAATTGCCGCCAGCGAATCCTGAAGGAACTGGAACTAAACGACACCGTGCTGATCATGAGCGAAACGGGCTCGGGAAAGACGACGCAAATACCTCAGTTCCTGCTGCAAGCTGGTTACGCCAAGAGCGGAATGATCGGGATCACCCAGCCACGCAGAGTGGCGGCCATAACAGTTGCCCGTCGCGTGGCCCAGGAGTTGAACGGAAACATTGGCGACACAGTGGGCTATACGGTGCGATTCGAGGATGCCACCTCAAAGGCCACAAAGATTCGATTCCTCACCGATGGCGTTCTGCTGCGAGAGTCCATTAAGGATCGTCTGCTGCTCAAATATTCTGTGATTATTCTCGACGAGGCTCACGAACGAACCGTGAACGCGGACCTATTATTCGGGATAGTCAAGGATGCCCAGAAGGAGAGGCGGAAGCAGAAGTTGGGCAACCTAAAGGTAGTGGTTACCTCTGCTACGATGGATATCGATCACTTCGGAAAGTACTTCAGTTGCAAGGGCTTGTACCTGGAGGGCAGAACGTACCCGGTCCGCGTGATGCACACCAAGGAGGAACACGAGGACTATGTCCACACCGTGCTGGTTACCCTCTTTCACATACACCGCACCACTCCGAGAAA CCACGACGTTTTGGTATTCCTAACAGGACAAGAAGAAATAGAGTCATTGGCCCAACAAATTCGCCAGCTTGCCAAG ATTGACACGACTGGAACAACAGATCTCCGCGTCTTCACGTTGTACGCTCAGTTATCACAGGGCAAGCAATTGGAGTGTTTTGTGCCGACACCGGCCAACGTACGCAAAGTAATATTGGCCACAAACATAGCAGAAACGTCGATCACTATTCCGGGAATCCGCTGTGTGATTGACTGTGGATTCGTGAAAGAGAAATCGTTTAATACTGCAAACGGACTCGATGTCCTGAAGTCAGTTCGGATATCTAAGGCTCAAGCCTGGCAGAGAGCAGGACGAGCAGGTAGAGATGCGGATGGAACTTGCTATAGGGCGTACACAAAGGCGGAAATGGACTCCTTTGCAGATGCAACTCAGCCAGAAATCCTGAGATCGAACCCAACGTCAATGGTGCTGCAGCTCCTAGCCTTGGACATCGATTGTAACAATTTCGACTTCCTAGACCCGCCACTTGAAGAAGGACTGCGCAGTGCATATAAGAGTCTAGATGCCTTGGGAGCTATTAAGACTGGAACAGTTTCATACATAACACCACTGGGTCGGCAAATGGTGCAGTATCCCTTGGATCCTAAGTATTCAAAGCTACTGCTAACTGCATCATCATTTGGCTGCATGGAGGAAATTCTAAGTCTCGTATCTGTTCTCTCAAGCGATCACGTATTCGTCTCGAATAGCGACAAAAACGAAATGGCTGCATTAGCTCACGCCAAGTTTCAGTCCAAGCATGGTGATCATTTAACGCTACTGAATGTGTTCAATGCGttttcgaaaaccgaaaagcCAAAG aTGTGGTGCCATGACAACTATTTAAATTTGCGTAGCCTAACGTATGCCCGAAATGTCCGTCGACAATTGACGGAAATAAGCGAGCGTCTACATTTGGCTCTGAATAGTTCGGATGACATTGAAATGTTGaagaaatgcattttaaatggattttttgaaaacattgcCGTTTTGCAACGCGATGGCTTCTACATAACCGTTTCCGGCAACATCAGGGCTAAAATCCATCCGTCGAGCGTTCTGCATGGGAAGTACAAGCCGAGCTACATACTCTTCACCGAAGTTGTCCAGACGGAACAAACGTTTCTCCGTCAAGTCACGGAAATATCCATCGAATGGATTAAGGAGATCGTTCCGTTTGTTAAAAACATACCAACAAGATAA
- the LOC6527975 gene encoding alpha-N-acetylgalactosaminidase isoform X1 has translation MKFTQIQIWPRTIMLAIVWIILLSSTLCNCLDNGLAKTPPMGWLSWERFRCNTDCVNDPDNCISENLFQTMTDIVVADGYASVGYEYINIDDCWLEKHRSHDGKLVADRKRFPNGIKALSDYIHSRGLKFGIYEDYGNYTCAGYPGIIGYEEKDALQFADWNVDYVKLDGCYALPYDMDHGYSTFGRLLNSTGKSMVYSCSWPVYQIYAGIQPNYSAIQTHCNLWRNYDDIQDSWASVENIIDYYGNNQDLIAPNAGPGHWNDPDMLIIGNFGLSYEQAKTQFAIWSILAAPLLMSVDLRTIRPQFKQILQNRKIIAVDQDPLGIQGRRIYKHKGIEIWSRPIGPLYQNFYSYAIAFVNRRTDGTPSDISVTLKELGLINFSGYRVEDLYENVDYGVLYPNTKIKVKVNPSGVVMLKGEVQYPVDL, from the exons ATGAAATTCacacaaattcaaatttggcCGAGA ACAATTATGTTAGCTATTGTTTGGATTATATTACTGAGTAGCACCTTGTGTAATTGCCTGGACAATGGACTCGCCAAAACTCCTCCAATGGGATGGCTTTCGTGGGAGAGATTTCGATGCAACACGGACTGCGTGAACGATCCAGATAATTGCATTAG TGAAAATCTTTTTCAAACTATGACCGATATTGTCGTGGCGGATGGTTATGCATCTGTTGGCTATGAATACATAAATATCGACGATTGCTGGTTAGAAAAGCACCGCAGTCATGATGGCAAATTGGTAGCTGATCGCAAACGCTTTCCCAACGGCATTAAAGCCTTATCTGATTAT ATTCACTCGAGAGGCCTCAAGTTTGGAATTTACGAGGACTACGGCAACTACACCTGTGCCGGATATCCAGGCATAATTGGTTACGAGGAGAAGGATGCTCTCCAATTCGCGGACTGGAATGTGGATTACGTGAAGCTAGATGGTTGCTATGCCCTACCCTATGACATGGATCATGGCTACTCCACTTTCGGGCGACTTCTTAACAGCACAGGCAAATCGATGGTGTATTCTTGCAGCTGGCCAGTGTATCAGATATATGCTGGAATACAGCCGAACTACTCGGCCATCCAAACGCACTGCAACCTGTGGAGGAACTATGACGACATTCAGGACTCCTGGGCGTCCGTTGAGAATATAATCGATTATTATGGTAATAATCAGGACTTAATAGCGCCCAACGCTGGTCCTGGACACTGGAACGATCCAGACATG ttgaTTATCGGAAATTTTGGACTGAGCTATGAGCAAGCGAAAACACAGTTCGCAATTTGGTCAATTCTGGCCGCTCCTCTTTTGATGTCCGTTGATTTGAGAACGATTCGTCCgcagtttaaacaaattttacaGAATCGAAAAATAATCGCCGTGGATCAGGATCCTCTTGGTATTCAAGGACGAAGGATTTATAAACATAAGGGCATTGAGATTTGGTCAAGACCGATTGGACCACTCTACCAGAACTTTTACTCCTACGCAATCGCCTTCGTAAATAGGAGAACCGATGGAACTCCTTCGGATATCTCAGTTACTTTGAAAGAACTGGGCCTGATTAACTTTTCTGGCTACAGAGTGGAG GACCTATACGAAAACGTTGACTATGGAGTTCTATATCCCAACACCAAAATCAAAGTGAAGGTAAATCCTTCGGGCGTGGTTATGCTAAAAGGAGAAGTTCAGTACCCTGTTGACTTGTAA